The proteins below come from a single Dermacentor albipictus isolate Rhodes 1998 colony chromosome 7, USDA_Dalb.pri_finalv2, whole genome shotgun sequence genomic window:
- the LOC135918508 gene encoding uncharacterized protein, whose protein sequence is MPDHGPGRVHRFRDHVVAGVNWRPTRFVDEVPSSRVCSLCRMIPKRTVLLPCGHALCQSCHAGSLEESFQQCPLDQVQFEEAECGGYEFPARTANTVKVYCWNEAHGCEYTGTLDHMLEHYENECTFHTMECWRCGEGVKHRDLPMHYAAGCSAGVSTTISESSQPTALTPADVNAALEDVKAMLGCLNHDQLLPVIQSQFNDLKEEVRNQEARFAEITHELEACERNLKAEMDQIAATISSPMSHQRTYQQNPLEEASTSRSLSLHSGQDLILRKLENLVHLEHSLKTSAKPDFGRVIVHCEALPGAFQHLTSTLSTTAHINEMRLFGYMLTLENCEEIIKWQGRDKKFAEITVWHMRDTYFTIEVSKYGTSASTLVVQIEFNGMLVDSKCWPPFWRVTCNQRSLAPGAKRCYCKRHDPSLPHFHLKFTADIASMENDGYLRDGKMAFHILLSVTDMYGGISGAP, encoded by the exons ATGCCGGATCACGGACCGGGACGGGTGCACCGTTTTCGCGACCACGtcgtcgccggcgtcaactggcgaccgacgcGGTTCGTCGACGAGGTTCCCAGTTCACGTGTGTGCAGCCTCTGCCGTATGATCCCGAAACGGACGGTGCTGTTGCCGTGCGGTCACGCTCTGTGCCAATCTTGCCACGCAGGCAGTCTCGAAGAGAGCTTTCAGCAGTGTCCATTGGATCAAGTGCAATTCGAAGAAGCGGAATGCGGGGGTTATGAATTCCCTGCCAGAACAGCGAACACCGTGAAG GTATACTGCTGGAACGAAGCGCACGGCTGCGAGTACACGGGCACCTTGGACCACATGCTGGAACACTACGAGAACGAGTGCACATTCCACACCATGGAGTGTTGGCGATGCGGCGAGGGAGTCAAGCACAGAGACCTGCCGATGCACTACGCGGCCGGATGCAGCGCCGGTGTTTCTACAACGATCTCGGAGTCCTCGCAACCTACAGCACTCACCCCTGCAGACGTGAACGCTGCCCTTGAAGACGTGAAGGCGATGTTGGGATGCCTCAACCACGACCAACTGCTGCCAGTCATTCAGAGTCAGTTCAATGACCTTAAAGAAGAAGTCAGAAACCAAGAAGCCAGGTTCGCTGAGATCACTCACGAGCTCGAAGCGTGCGAGCGCAACTTAAAGGCCGAGATGGATCAAATTGCCGCCACGATCTCATCGCCCATGTCGCACCAGCGGACATATCAGCAAAATCCATTGGAAGAAGCcagcacgtcgaggtcgctgTCGTTGCACTCGGGACAGGATCTGATACTTCGAAAATTGGAAAACTTAGTCCACCTGGAACACTCCCTGAAAACTTCCGCGAAGCCTGATTTCGGCCGTGTCATTGTTCATTGTGAGGCCTTACCCGGTGCCTTTCAGCATTTGACCAGTACGCTGTCGACAACTGCGCACATTAATGAAATGCGGTTGTTCGGTTATATGTTGACCCTGGAAAACTGTGAGGAAATTATTAAGTGGCAGGGAAGGGATAAAAAGTTTGCTGAGATTACGGTGTGGCACATGAGGGACACCTACTTTACGATTGAAGTTTCGAAGTACGGCACTTCTGCATCTACACTCGTTGTGCAGATCGAGTTTAATGGGATGCTGGTGGACTCCAAGTGTTGGCCGCCCTTCTGGAGGGTAACATGCAATCAACGCTCGTTGGCTCCCGGTGCCAAGCGTTGTTACTGCAAGCGCCATGATCCCTCATTGCCGCACTTCCACCTCAAATTTACTGCAGACATTGCCTCGATGGAAAATGACGGCTACCTCCGAGACGGAAAGATGGCGTTCCATATCTTGCTCAGCGTTACAGATATGTACGGTGGGATCAGTGGAGCACCCTAA